Proteins from a single region of Platichthys flesus chromosome 16, fPlaFle2.1, whole genome shotgun sequence:
- the LOC133971465 gene encoding apolipoprotein L2-like isoform X1 has protein sequence MSTARTELQQVLCRYVTDTLIYIDTVRGFCEDVSKWGLHRETELNMMIDIKERVDNHVSKSGSDAKLQEELDAVLKDTLVGLAKLEYFLVAVEKLAVTSLHVFTENQALCLPKGITLGCVQVVITVARLICPLLLEFKRDAQVFFLPRLQNVEVLSYELDKYIRTTQKICETLGKSDFHSKMTTDTVVNLDVDLSEDDMRRMLDHINLLDEIRMDKHFRLVFLFQEESFCDFISDFSKRQERMLEFLNDLEEGAIQLDRMNKGAKISSVVGSSVGAAGGVLSIVGLALIPFTAGVSLALTMTGLGMGITSGVNSAVTTATEIGVNATQRNKAREVFQKFMEDVQSIQECLNKVTNQVDTEKVESIIKVALGVGKGLGKAFVIGRGIDALVDAAAAAKLLKNEDLIAGVAKAPLGLAKSARAGFIALNALFLGMDIFFIIKDSISLAKGNETAFSQWIRARATLWSSEMDSWQGIHDSLCEGRETSEKKKALLETPLYPEMDVEKRNEEEMAFFPDKVEENMK, from the exons ATGTCTACTGCAAG AACAGAGCTACAGCAGGTGTTGTGCCGCTATGTCACAGACACCCTCATCTACATCGACACTGTAAGAGGATTCTGTGAAGACGTCTCTAAATGGGGGCTCCATAGGGAGACCGAATTAAACATGATGATAGATATCAAAGAGAGGGTTGACAACCATGTTTCTAAGTCAGGGAGCGATGcaaagctgcaggaggagctggatgccgtgctcaaggacactttggttGGCCTGGCCAAACTTGAATACTTCCTGGTTGCAGTGGAGAAGCTGGCGGTCACTTCGCTCCATGTGTTTACGGAGAACCAGGCGCTATGTCTGCCCAAAGGGATCACCCtcggttgtgttcaggttgtcaTCACTGTTGCACGGCTGatctgccctctcctcctcgaGTTCAAAAGAGACGCACAAGTCTTCTTCCTGCCCAGACTTCAGAATGTGGAAGTGCTCTCGTATGAGTTGGACAAGTACATACGGACTACGCAGAAAATCTGCGAGACGTTAGGAAAAAG TGACTTTCATTCGAAAATGACGACGGATACTGTGGTGAACTTAGATGTGGATCTGTCTGAAGATGACATGCGGAGGATGCTTGATCATATTAATCTGCTGGATGAGATCAG GATGGACAAGCACTTCAGATTGGTGTTCTTGTTTCAAGAGGAATCGTTTTGTGACTTCATCAGTGACTTCAGCAAGCGACAGGAGAGGATGCTGGAGTTTCTCAACGACCTGGAGGAGGGGGCCATTCAGCTCGACAGGATGAATAAGGGGGCAAAGATCTCCAGCGTTGTAGGCAGCTCGGTTGGGGCGGCTGGAGGTGTGCTCTCCATTGTTGGCTTGGCTTTAATTCCTTTTACGGCAGGGGTGTCTCTAGCTCTGACAATGACGGGGTTAGGTATGGGAATCACCAGCGGAGTCAACAGCGCTGTCACCACCGCCACAGAGATCGGAGTAAATGCAACTCAAAGAAACAAAGCCAGAGAGGTTTTCCAGAAATTCATGGAGGATGTGCAGAGTATCCAGGAATGTCTGAACAAGGTGACCAATCAAGTTGACACAGAAAAGGTAGAGAGTATCATCAAAGTGGCTCTGGGAGTTGGCAAGGGTCTTGGTAAAGCTTTTGTTATTGGAAGAGGTATTGATGCATTagttgatgctgctgctgctgctaagtTGTTGAAAAATGAAGACTTGATTGCAGGTGTCGCCAAAGCGCCTCTCGGTCTTGCCAAGTCAGCCAGGGCAGGTTTCATAGCACTCAATGCTCTCTTCCTTGGCATGGATATCTTTTTCATCATTAAGGACAGCATCAGTCTGGCAAAAGGCAATGAGACCGCCTTCTCACAGTGGATCAGGGCCAGAGCTACTCTGTGGAGCTCAGAGATGGATTCATGGCAGGGAATCCACGACTCCCTGTGTGAGGGCCGGGAGacatcagagaaaaaaaaagctcttcTGGAGACACCATTATATCCGGAGATGGATGTGGAGAAGCGAAATGAAGAAGAAATGGCATTTTTTCCTGATAAAGTggaagaaaatatgaaataa
- the LOC133971465 gene encoding apolipoprotein L2-like isoform X2, protein MSAARTELQQVLCRYVTDTLIYIDTVRGFCEDVSKWGLHRETELNMMIDIKERVDNHVSKSGSDAKLQEELDAVLKDTLVGLAKLEYFLVAVEKLAVTSLHVFTENQALCLPKGITLGCVQVVITVARLICPLLLEFKRDAQVFFLPRLQNVEVLSYELDKYIRTTQKICETLGKSDFHSKMTTDTVVNLDVDLSEDDMRRMLDHINLLDEIRMDKHFRLVFLFQEESFCDFISDFSKRQERMLEFLNDLEEGAIQLDRMNKGAKISSVVGSSVGAAGGVLSIVGLALIPFTAGVSLALTMTGLGMGITSGVNSAVTTATEIGVNATQRNKAREVFQKFMEDVQSIQECLNKVTNQVDTEKVESIIKVALGVGKGLGKAFVIGRGIDALVDAAAAAKLLKNEDLIAGVAKAPLGLAKSARAGFIALNALFLGMDIFFIIKDSISLAKGNETAFSQWIRARATLWSSEMDSWQGIHDSLCEGRETSEKKKALLETPLYPEMDVEKRNEEEMAFFPDKVEENMK, encoded by the exons ATGTCTGCTGCAAG AACAGAGCTACAGCAGGTGTTGTGCCGCTATGTCACAGACACCCTCATCTACATCGACACTGTAAGAGGATTCTGTGAAGACGTCTCTAAATGGGGGCTCCATAGGGAGACCGAATTAAACATGATGATAGATATCAAAGAGAGGGTTGACAACCATGTTTCTAAGTCAGGGAGCGATGcaaagctgcaggaggagctggatgccgtgctcaaggacactttggttGGCCTGGCCAAACTTGAATACTTCCTGGTTGCAGTGGAGAAGCTGGCGGTCACTTCGCTCCATGTGTTTACGGAGAACCAGGCGCTATGTCTGCCCAAAGGGATCACCCtcggttgtgttcaggttgtcaTCACTGTTGCACGGCTGatctgccctctcctcctcgaGTTCAAAAGAGACGCACAAGTCTTCTTCCTGCCCAGACTTCAGAATGTGGAAGTGCTCTCGTATGAGTTGGACAAGTACATACGGACTACGCAGAAAATCTGCGAGACGTTAGGAAAAAG TGACTTTCATTCGAAAATGACGACGGATACTGTGGTGAACTTAGATGTGGATCTGTCTGAAGATGACATGCGGAGGATGCTTGATCATATTAATCTGCTGGATGAGATCAG GATGGACAAGCACTTCAGATTGGTGTTCTTGTTTCAAGAGGAATCGTTTTGTGACTTCATCAGTGACTTCAGCAAGCGACAGGAGAGGATGCTGGAGTTTCTCAACGACCTGGAGGAGGGGGCCATTCAGCTCGACAGGATGAATAAGGGGGCAAAGATCTCCAGCGTTGTAGGCAGCTCGGTTGGGGCGGCTGGAGGTGTGCTCTCCATTGTTGGCTTGGCTTTAATTCCTTTTACGGCAGGGGTGTCTCTAGCTCTGACAATGACGGGGTTAGGTATGGGAATCACCAGCGGAGTCAACAGCGCTGTCACCACCGCCACAGAGATCGGAGTAAATGCAACTCAAAGAAACAAAGCCAGAGAGGTTTTCCAGAAATTCATGGAGGATGTGCAGAGTATCCAGGAATGTCTGAACAAGGTGACCAATCAAGTTGACACAGAAAAGGTAGAGAGTATCATCAAAGTGGCTCTGGGAGTTGGCAAGGGTCTTGGTAAAGCTTTTGTTATTGGAAGAGGTATTGATGCATTagttgatgctgctgctgctgctaagtTGTTGAAAAATGAAGACTTGATTGCAGGTGTCGCCAAAGCGCCTCTCGGTCTTGCCAAGTCAGCCAGGGCAGGTTTCATAGCACTCAATGCTCTCTTCCTTGGCATGGATATCTTTTTCATCATTAAGGACAGCATCAGTCTGGCAAAAGGCAATGAGACCGCCTTCTCACAGTGGATCAGGGCCAGAGCTACTCTGTGGAGCTCAGAGATGGATTCATGGCAGGGAATCCACGACTCCCTGTGTGAGGGCCGGGAGacatcagagaaaaaaaaagctcttcTGGAGACACCATTATATCCGGAGATGGATGTGGAGAAGCGAAATGAAGAAGAAATGGCATTTTTTCCTGATAAAGTggaagaaaatatgaaataa